A single genomic interval of Orcinus orca chromosome 19, mOrcOrc1.1, whole genome shotgun sequence harbors:
- the NR1D1 gene encoding nuclear receptor subfamily 1 group D member 1, which yields MTTLDSNNNTGGVITYIGSSGSSPNRTSPESLYSDSSNGSFQSLTQGCPTYFPPSPTGSLTQDPARSFGSTPPSLGDDGSPSSSSSLSSSSSFYNGSPPRGLQVALEDSNRVSPSKSTSNITKLNGMVLLCKVCGDVASGFHYGVHACEGCKGFFRRSIQQNIQYKRCLKNENCSIVRINRNRCQQCRFKKCLSVGMSRDAVRFGRIPKREKQRMLAEMQSAMNLANNQLSSQCPLETPPTQHPAPSPMGPSPPPAPAPSPLVGFSQFPQQLTPPRSPSPEPTVEDVISQVARAHREIFTYAHDKLGTSPGNLNANHASGNPPATTPHHWESQGCPPAPNDNNIVAAQRHNEALNSLRQAPSSYPPTWPPGPAHHSCHQPNSHGHHLCPTHVYPAPEGEAPADSLRQGNSKNVLLACPMNMYPHGRSGRTVQEIWEDFSMSFTPAVREVVEFAKHIPGFRDLSQHDQVTLLKAGTFEVLMVRFASLFNVKDQTVMFLSRTTYSLQELGAMGMGDLLNAMFDFSEKLNSLALTEEELGLFTAVVLVSADRSGMENSASVEQLQETLLRALRALVLKNRPSETSRFTKLLLKLPDLRTLNNMHSEKLLSFRVDAQ from the exons GTGGCGTCATCACCTACATCGGCTCCAGCGGCTCCTCCCCAAACCGCACCAGCCCCGAGTCCCTCTACAGTGACAGCTCGAATGGCAGCTTCCAGTCCCTGACCCAAGGCTGTCCCACCTACTTCCCACCATCACCCACTGGCTCCCTCACCCAGGACCCAGCTCGCTCCTTTGGGAGCACTCCACCCAGCTTGGGTGACGATGGTTCCCCTTCTTCATCTTCCTCGTTGTCGTCATCCTCCTCCTTCTATAACGGGAGCCCCCCCAGGGGTCTACAAGTGGCCCTGGAAGACAGCAACCGAGTGTCCCCCAGCAAGAGCACCAGCAACATCACCA AGCTGAATGGCATGGTGCTACTGTGTAAGGTGTGTGGGGACGTGGCCTCGGGCTTCCACTATGGCGTGCATGCCTGTGAGGGCTGCAAG GGCTTTTTCCGTCGGAGCATCCAACAGAACATCCAGTACAAAAGGTGTCTGAAAAACGAGAACTGCTCCATCGTCCGCATCAATCGTAACCGCTGCCAGCAGTGTCGCTTCAAGAAGTGTCTCTCCGTGGGCATGTCTCGAGATG CTGTGCGTTTTGGGCGCATCCCCAAACGAGAGAAGCAGCGGATGCTGGCTGAGATGCAGAGTGCCATGAACCTGGCCAACAACCAGCTAAGCAGCCAGTGCCCGCTGGAGACCCCGCCCACCCAGCACCCCGCCCCAAGCCCCatgggcccctccccacccccagcccctgccccctcaCCCTTGGTGGGCTTCTCCCAGTTCCCACAGCAGCTGACGCCTCCCCGATCCCCAAGTCCTGAGCCCACGGTGGAGGATGTAATATCCCAGGTAGCCCGGGCCCACCGAGAGATCTTCACCTACGCCCATGACAAGCTGGGCACCTCACCTGGCAACTTAAATGCCAACCATGCCTCGGGCAACCCTCCAGCCACCACCCCACATCACTGGGAAAGTCAGGGCTGCCCGCCTGCCCCCAATGACAACAACATCGTGGCCGCCCAGCGTCATAATGAGGCCCTGAACAGTTTACGCCAGGCTCCCTCCTCTTACCCTCCCACCTGGCcccctggccctgcccatcaCAGCTGCCACCAGCCAAACAGCCATGGGCACCATCTGTGCCCCACCCACGTGTACCCAGCCCCCGAAGGCGAAGCACCTGCCGACAGTCTGCGGCAGGGCAACTCCAAGAACGTTCTGCTG GCATGTCCCATGAACATGTACCCGCACGGACGCAGTGGGCGAACTGTGCAGGAGATCTGGGAGGATTTCTCCATGAGCTTCACGCCCGCTGTGAGGGAGGTGGTCGAGTTTGCCAAGCACATCCCTGGCTTCCGTGACCTTTCTCAGCACGACCAGGTCACCCTGCTTAAGGCTGGCACCTTTGAG GTGCTGATGGTACGCTTTGCGTCGCTGTTCAACGTGAAGGACCAGACAGTGATGTTTCTGAGCCGCACCACCTACAGCCTGCAGGAGCTCGGCGCTATGGGCATGGGAGACCTGCTCAACGCCATGTTTGATTTCAGCGAGAAGCTCAACTCCCTGGCGCTTACCGAGGAGGAGCTGGGCCTCTTCACCGCGGTGGTGCTCGTCTCTGCAG ACCGCTCGGGCATGGAGAATTCCGCTTCGGTGGAGCAGCTCCAGGAGACGCTGCTGCGGGCTCTTCGGGCTCTGGTGCTGAAGAACCGGCCCTCGGAGACTTCCCGCTTCACCAAGCTGCTGCTCAAGCTGCCGGACCTGCGGACCCTGAACAACATGCATTCCGAGAAGCTGCTGTCCTTCCGGGTGGACGCCCAGTGA
- the THRA gene encoding thyroid hormone receptor alpha, with translation MEQKPSKVECGSDPEENSARSPDGKRKRKNGQCSLKTSMSGYIPSYLDKDEQCVVCGDKATGYHYRCITCEGCKGFFRRTIQKNLHPTYSCKYDSCCVIDKITRNQCQLCRFKKCIAVGMAMDLVLDDSKRVAKRKLIEQNRERRRKEEMIRSLQQRPEPTPEEWDLIHVATEAHRSTNAQGSHWKQRRKFLPDDIGQSPIVSMPDGDKVDLEAFSEFTKIITPAITRVVDFAKKLPMFSELPCEDQIILLKGCCMEIMSLRAAVRYDPESDTLTLSGEMAVKREQLKNGGLGVVSDAIFELGKSLSAFNLDDTEVALLQAVLLMSTDRSGLLCVDKIEKSQEAYLLAFEHYVNHRKHNIPHFWPKLLMKVTDLRMIGACHASRFLHMKVECPTELFPPLFLEVFEDQEV, from the exons TGCCAGGTCACCAGATGGAAAGCGAAAAAGAAAGAACGGCCAATGTTCCCTGAAAACCAGCATGTCAG ggtATATCCCTAGTTACCTGGACAAAGACGAGCAGTGTGTCGTGTGTGGGGACAAGGCAACCGGTTATCACTACCGCTGCATCACTTGTGAGGGCTGCAAG GGCTTCTTTCGCCGCACAATCCAGAAGAACCTCCACCCCACCTACTCGTGCAAATATGACAGCTGTTGTGTCATTGACAAGATCACCCGCAATCAGTGCCAGCTGTGCCGCTTCAAGAAGTGCATCGCTGTGGGCATGGCCATGGACT TGGTTCTAGATGATTCGAAGCGGGTGGCCAAACGCAAGCTGATTGAGCAGAACCGGGAGCGGCGACGGAAGGAGGAGATGATCCGATCACTGCAGCAGCGACCAGAGCCCACTCCCGAAGAGTGGGACCTGATCCACGTTGCCACGGAGGCCCATCGCAGCACAAATGCCCAGGGCAGCCATTGGAAACAGAGGCGGAAATTCCTG CCGGATGACATTGGCCAGTCACCCATCGTCTCCATGCCGGACGGAGACAAGGTAGACCTTGAGGCCTTCAGCGAGTTTACCAAGATCATCACCCCGGCCATCACCCGCGTGGTGGACTTTGCCAAAAAACTGCCCATGTTCTCTGAG CTGCCTTGCGAAGACCAGATCATCCTCCTGAAGGGGTGCTGCATGGAGATCATGTCCCTGCGGGCGGCTGTCCGCTATGACCCCGAGAGCGACACCCTGACACTGAGCGGGGAGATGGCTGTCAAGCGGGAGCAGCTCAAGAATGGCGGCCTGGGTGTCGTCTCCGATGCCATCTTTGAACTGGGCAAGTCACTCTCTGCCTTTAACTTGGATGACACGGAAGTGGCTCTGCTGCAGGCTGTGCTGCTAATGTCAACAG ACCGCTCGGGCCTGCTGTGTGTGGACAAGATCGAGAAGAGTCAGGAGGCGTACCTGCTGGCGTTCGAGCACTACGTCAACCACCGCAAACACAACATTCCGCATTTCTGGCCCAAGCTGCTGATGAAGGTGACTGACCTCCGCATGATCGGGGCCTGCCACGCCAGCCGCTTCCTCCACATGAAAGTCGAGTGCCCCACCGAACTCTTCCCCCCACTCTTCCTCGAGGTCTTTGAGGATCAGGAAGTCTAA